In Sulfitobacter sp. LCG007, the sequence TGCAGGCGATGCAGGAAGGTCTGGGCGCCGCGTTCACCGGCACCTCGAACTGCAAGATCGCCATGACGCGCGAGCTCGAGGCGATCGGGACCAATGCACACGAGCTGCCGATGGTCTATGCGGCGCTTGCCGAGGATGACGCCGCGCTCGCTCAGGCACCCTATGAGGTGCTTTCGGACTGGCATGAAGAGCACGACGGCAACCTGCGCATCATCCTGCCCGATACCTACGGCACCAGGGGCTTCCTCGACCGCGCGCCGGATTGGCTGGCCGGCTGGACCGGCATCCGGGTGGACAGCGGCGATCCGGCGGCGGCGGCGCGGATCGCCATCGACTGGTGGCGCGCGCGGGGCGAGGATCCGGCGACCAAGCGCGTGATCTTCTCCGATGGGCTCGACGTCGAAGAGATCCGCGCGCTGCATGCCGAATTCGCCGGAAAGGTGCAGGTGTCCTTCGGCTGGGGGACGCTGCTGACCAACGATTTCCGCGGGCTGGTGCCCGGCGACGCGCTGGCGCCCTTCAGCGTCGTCTGCAAGGCGGTTTCGGCGAACGGCCGGCCCACGGTCAAGCTGTCTGACAACCCCAACAAGGCGATGGGCCCGGCGGACGAGATCGAGCGCTACAAGCGCGTGTTCGGCGTCGGCGCACAGGAAGCCCAGGCCGTTCTTGTCTGAACCCGATCAGCCGCCTGAACCGGGATCGTGAAGGCAAAGACCGCCCCGCCTCCGGGCGCGTTGGAGGCCGTGATATTGCCGTTCCAGCGCGTCACGATGCGACGGACCAGCGCCAGGCCGATGCCTGAGACGGCCTCCGGGTCCTTGGCGCCGATGGCGGTCCAGAACATCTGGAAGACCTTGTCGCTGTCCTGCTCGCGCAGACCCTTCCCATCATCCTCGATCTCGATGCGGTGGCTCTGACCCGTGCGCGCATAGCGCAGGATGACGGTCGGCCTGTTCTCGGGATGGTGCTTGACCGCGTTCGAAATGAGGTTGCGCAGGACGATCCCAAGCTCGACCTTCTGC encodes:
- the pncB gene encoding nicotinate phosphoribosyltransferase; amino-acid sequence: MVDIATRVWNHKWKIDPIVRSLIDTDFYKLLMCQSVFRNKPDTRVTFSLINRTDSVPLARLIDEGELREQLDHIRTLSLSRGESTWLRGNTFYGKRQMFRPDFMEWFEGLRLPPYHLERKGDQYELTFEGAWPEVMLWEIPALAVLMELRSRAVLNGLARFELQVLYARAMTRVWEKIEALREIPGLSIADFGTRRRHSFLWQDWCVQAMQEGLGAAFTGTSNCKIAMTRELEAIGTNAHELPMVYAALAEDDAALAQAPYEVLSDWHEEHDGNLRIILPDTYGTRGFLDRAPDWLAGWTGIRVDSGDPAAAARIAIDWWRARGEDPATKRVIFSDGLDVEEIRALHAEFAGKVQVSFGWGTLLTNDFRGLVPGDALAPFSVVCKAVSANGRPTVKLSDNPNKAMGPADEIERYKRVFGVGAQEAQAVLV